One genomic segment of Streptomyces sp. TLI_146 includes these proteins:
- a CDS encoding YihY/virulence factor BrkB family protein, whose amino-acid sequence MQPANETPERPSGRLHRAPSRLHRARVLYRNVSKRKMAWLLLKDTVNSCIEYRILGLAAEAAFFTLLSLPPLLLSLIALLGYVDGWTNTDTVASINKNILTAAQSVLSDRGVHDFAEPLLADVTKGKRPEIVSLGFAFALWSGSRAVNVFIDTITVMYGLDGHRGIVRTRMLSLLLYIVALLIGAVVLPLAVVGPDRVVELIPWGTDVISVLYWPVMILLSVAFLTTLFHVSVPVRSPWIEDVPGALVALAMWVLGSFLLRIYLTNTVEGPTIYGSLAAPVAVLLWIGVSAFAVLVGAAVNAAIDRVWPSVATAAARAANERAKTAQAAEIVARAAQARAAYQGDPDDYDPADPGMPSEYPERWSRFLPPDDVKSRLHGTRDPHGRDKP is encoded by the coding sequence GTGCAGCCAGCAAATGAAACACCCGAGCGGCCATCGGGCCGACTCCACCGGGCCCCGAGCCGACTCCACCGGGCCCGTGTCCTCTACCGCAACGTGTCGAAGCGGAAGATGGCCTGGCTGCTCCTCAAGGACACCGTCAACTCGTGCATCGAGTACCGCATCCTCGGGCTCGCCGCCGAAGCGGCCTTCTTCACCCTGCTCTCACTGCCTCCGCTGCTGCTCAGCCTCATCGCGCTGCTCGGTTACGTGGACGGCTGGACCAACACGGACACCGTCGCCAGCATCAACAAGAACATCCTGACCGCCGCCCAGTCGGTCCTCTCCGACCGGGGCGTCCACGATTTCGCCGAGCCCCTCCTGGCCGACGTCACCAAGGGGAAACGGCCGGAAATCGTCTCCCTCGGCTTCGCCTTCGCGCTGTGGTCGGGCTCCCGGGCCGTCAACGTCTTCATCGACACCATCACGGTGATGTACGGGCTCGACGGCCACCGGGGCATCGTGCGCACCCGGATGCTCTCGCTGCTGCTCTACATCGTGGCCCTCCTGATCGGCGCGGTGGTGCTGCCGCTCGCGGTGGTCGGCCCGGACCGGGTGGTCGAGCTGATCCCGTGGGGGACGGATGTGATCAGCGTTCTGTACTGGCCCGTGATGATCCTCCTTTCGGTGGCATTTCTGACCACCCTCTTCCACGTCTCGGTGCCGGTCCGCTCGCCGTGGATCGAGGACGTGCCGGGCGCCCTGGTCGCCCTGGCGATGTGGGTGCTCGGCTCGTTCCTGCTGCGGATCTACCTCACCAACACGGTCGAGGGCCCCACGATCTACGGCTCGCTGGCCGCGCCCGTCGCCGTGCTGCTGTGGATCGGCGTCTCGGCCTTCGCGGTGCTGGTGGGCGCGGCCGTCAACGCGGCGATCGACCGGGTGTGGCCGTCGGTCGCCACGGCCGCTGCCCGCGCCGCCAACGAGCGGGCCAAGACGGCCCAGGCCGCCGAGATCGTGGCCCGCGCGGCCCAGGCCCGGGCCGCCTACCAGGGCGACCCGGACGACTACGACCCCGCCGACCCCGGGATGCCGTCGGAGTACCCGGAGCGGTGGTCGCGCTTCCTCCCGCCGGACGACGTGAAGTCCCGCCTGCACGGGACGCGGGACCCGCACGGGCGCGACAAGCCCTAG
- a CDS encoding SAV_2336 N-terminal domain-related protein — translation MSSEPAGQRHLADRLRRVLAAAGGRAPTGRELAEALWLAQHMRPEPEVHSGGLDRRLPDRRPEPAVEGPGPEPEAPEPDPPVRAEEPDRVPLRTPPPPAPAPEPGGKHAPLLAPAPAMLAHPLALQRAVRPLKRRVPSAYERELDETATAHRGALAGDRPEWWFPVLRPRPERWLHLRIVFDAGPTMAMWRPLLRDLHRALAQTGAFRTVEVLPLAADGGLPARPAATSRTAVLVLSDCMGPQWRDGPAGRRWYRTLRGWARTLPVAVVQPLPERLWQYTAFAPAAGLLSAPGPGAAGASLTFLPYESDVAATVPGGIPVPVLEPAARWLRNWAELVGARGGTQVPGAAAVLGGRPPCAETAAPVLDLPPDELVLRFRSVASPAAFRLAAHLAVGCAHLPVMRLVHAAVEPHPQPQHLAEVVLSGMLTAVPGPPGAYDFRPGVREVLLGTLPHTAHVRTSGLLSRVNARIEAMAGAVPGEFRALVAARGGPVGAVPGDPFALVSRESVRLLRGPEEVGGGRVLEGRYELRERIGPRPPGEVWRARELTLRQMVAVTLYRLPTDGRSAPTHGFLARAREVAAIHHPHLLLNFDAFATEDAWCLVTELVEAPTLDEAMARHPDGWPVEDVLQTGRELLSALDALHEEGIVHGSVRAENVLLSAERGALLCDPGVRHDPGPRLEDDLLEAGRLLFRMAVGTRSAATESTTPEAAPRAALAHLPSDLASTILGLLDGSRRARSRAAADLLSSPSTTRRVYRLLGPPEAWVNGIPAPDSDGPELRMLCALVLAQGDRIAGTELWEPNWRDDVRDVANRLRLLGHPVVGTADETYRMTLKGADIDLLSAEQLVFQAEAAESSGERSLALDRYERALGLWAGDPLEGMPGEWAARHRGELAELLRMVRERRDLLRIVSSHPLVVVEVLPDSALRPVPASLLTAVEAVFGVAPEAAEPYGAATRLLVRPAAPPLAVLEQIVEELPARLIRDMPRTELESVRLRVLVDPDGQYSRAKFVIGIPPTPADTARAGVVDVCVPDALHRMLDARGAEEYERFEEAGHIVWFRRIEPPSGRRITFQFPLPSAVDGLAFTARADVAWWLLDSPAAVDEVRRWLSDELAPLVREHGLAQLDLAQVRVDARLSKPQSLGQGGGDFLARVTLHPSLTPLRTLLAPVRTVLVDHDGTLSRPHAQEAIRALVASGRRVVVVTGGDAEAVERVLGDAAGDLAGIRARTQMGEDAILQAVGTVADALVVGRMPGAAASAARLGVPYIGLADGAASAADLRAAGATLVTTSLGAITDALQDG, via the coding sequence ATGAGTTCTGAGCCCGCCGGGCAACGGCATCTCGCGGACCGGCTGCGGCGCGTGCTCGCCGCGGCGGGCGGCCGTGCGCCGACGGGGCGGGAGCTCGCCGAGGCGCTGTGGCTGGCGCAGCACATGCGGCCGGAGCCGGAGGTCCACAGCGGCGGCCTGGACCGGCGGCTGCCCGACCGGCGCCCCGAGCCCGCGGTGGAGGGACCGGGGCCCGAGCCGGAGGCGCCCGAGCCCGACCCGCCCGTACGGGCGGAGGAACCCGACCGCGTACCGCTGCGCACACCCCCGCCCCCCGCGCCCGCGCCGGAGCCCGGCGGCAAGCACGCGCCCCTCCTCGCACCCGCGCCCGCGATGCTCGCGCACCCCCTGGCGCTTCAGCGGGCCGTGCGCCCGCTGAAACGGCGGGTGCCGTCGGCGTACGAGCGGGAGCTGGACGAGACGGCGACCGCCCACCGGGGCGCGCTGGCCGGTGACCGCCCCGAGTGGTGGTTCCCCGTACTGCGCCCGCGCCCGGAGCGCTGGCTGCACCTGCGGATCGTCTTCGACGCGGGTCCGACGATGGCGATGTGGCGCCCGCTGCTGCGCGATCTGCACCGGGCGCTGGCCCAGACGGGCGCGTTCCGCACGGTGGAGGTGCTGCCGCTCGCCGCCGACGGCGGGCTCCCGGCGCGCCCGGCGGCGACCAGCCGTACCGCCGTGCTCGTCCTCAGCGACTGTATGGGCCCGCAGTGGCGGGACGGCCCGGCCGGGCGCCGCTGGTACCGCACGCTGCGCGGCTGGGCCCGCACCCTGCCGGTCGCCGTGGTCCAGCCGCTGCCGGAACGGCTGTGGCAGTACACGGCGTTCGCACCCGCCGCCGGACTGCTGAGCGCGCCGGGCCCGGGGGCGGCGGGGGCCTCGCTCACCTTCCTCCCGTACGAGAGCGACGTGGCCGCGACCGTGCCCGGCGGCATCCCCGTGCCGGTCCTCGAACCCGCCGCGCGCTGGCTGCGCAACTGGGCGGAGCTGGTGGGGGCGCGCGGCGGGACGCAGGTGCCGGGCGCGGCGGCGGTGCTCGGGGGGCGGCCGCCGTGCGCGGAGACGGCGGCTCCGGTCCTCGACCTGCCGCCCGACGAACTCGTGCTGCGGTTCAGGTCGGTGGCGTCCCCGGCCGCGTTCCGGCTCGCGGCGCATCTGGCGGTGGGGTGCGCGCATCTGCCGGTGATGCGGCTCGTGCACGCGGCCGTGGAGCCGCACCCGCAGCCGCAGCACCTGGCCGAGGTCGTCCTGAGCGGCATGCTCACGGCGGTGCCGGGCCCGCCGGGCGCGTACGACTTCCGGCCCGGCGTCCGCGAGGTCCTGCTCGGCACCCTGCCGCACACGGCCCACGTCCGTACGAGCGGACTGCTGAGCCGGGTCAACGCCCGCATCGAGGCGATGGCGGGGGCGGTCCCGGGCGAGTTCCGCGCGCTGGTGGCGGCGCGGGGCGGACCGGTGGGGGCGGTGCCGGGGGATCCGTTCGCGCTGGTGAGCCGGGAGAGTGTGCGGTTGCTCCGGGGGCCGGAGGAGGTGGGCGGGGGGCGGGTGCTTGAGGGGCGGTACGAGTTGCGGGAGCGGATCGGACCACGACCGCCCGGTGAGGTGTGGAGAGCCCGGGAGCTGACGTTGCGACAGATGGTGGCGGTCACGCTCTACCGCCTCCCAACGGACGGAAGGTCCGCCCCCACACACGGCTTCCTCGCCCGGGCCCGCGAGGTCGCCGCCATCCACCACCCCCATCTGCTGCTGAACTTCGACGCCTTCGCGACCGAGGACGCGTGGTGCCTGGTGACCGAGCTGGTGGAGGCGCCGACGCTGGACGAGGCGATGGCGCGGCACCCGGACGGGTGGCCGGTGGAGGACGTCCTGCAAACCGGCCGGGAGCTGCTGTCCGCTCTCGACGCCCTGCACGAGGAGGGCATCGTCCACGGCTCCGTACGGGCCGAGAACGTCCTGCTGTCGGCCGAGCGCGGGGCGCTGCTGTGCGATCCGGGCGTCCGGCACGACCCGGGGCCTCGGTTGGAGGACGACCTGCTGGAGGCGGGACGGCTGCTCTTCCGGATGGCGGTCGGCACCCGGTCGGCGGCGACGGAGTCCACCACGCCCGAGGCCGCACCGCGCGCTGCCCTCGCCCACCTCCCCTCCGACCTCGCATCGACGATCCTCGGGCTCCTGGACGGCTCGCGCAGGGCCCGCTCGCGAGCCGCCGCCGACCTGCTGTCCTCCCCCTCCACCACCCGCCGCGTCTACCGCCTGCTCGGCCCGCCCGAGGCCTGGGTCAACGGCATCCCGGCGCCGGACTCCGACGGCCCCGAGCTGCGGATGCTGTGCGCGCTGGTGCTGGCGCAAGGGGATCGGATCGCGGGCACCGAGCTGTGGGAGCCGAACTGGCGGGACGACGTCCGCGACGTCGCGAACCGGCTGAGGCTCCTGGGCCACCCGGTCGTGGGCACGGCCGACGAGACGTACCGGATGACGCTCAAGGGCGCCGACATCGACCTGCTCAGCGCCGAACAGCTCGTCTTCCAGGCCGAGGCCGCCGAGTCCTCGGGCGAACGATCCCTGGCCCTGGACCGGTACGAGAGAGCGCTCGGCCTGTGGGCGGGCGATCCGCTGGAGGGGATGCCCGGCGAGTGGGCGGCGCGGCACCGGGGGGAGTTGGCGGAGCTGCTGCGGATGGTGAGGGAGCGGCGGGACCTCCTGCGGATCGTGTCGTCCCACCCGCTGGTGGTCGTCGAGGTCCTGCCGGACAGCGCCCTGCGACCCGTGCCCGCCTCGCTGCTCACCGCCGTCGAAGCGGTGTTCGGCGTCGCACCGGAGGCCGCGGAGCCCTACGGCGCCGCCACCCGCCTTCTGGTCCGCCCCGCCGCCCCGCCGCTCGCCGTACTGGAACAGATCGTCGAGGAGTTGCCCGCGCGGCTGATCCGGGACATGCCGCGCACCGAACTCGAATCCGTACGGCTGCGCGTCCTGGTGGATCCGGACGGCCAGTACAGCCGGGCCAAGTTCGTCATCGGCATTCCGCCGACTCCGGCGGACACGGCTCGCGCCGGCGTGGTCGACGTGTGTGTACCGGACGCGCTCCACCGGATGCTCGATGCCCGCGGCGCCGAGGAGTACGAGCGGTTCGAGGAGGCCGGACACATCGTGTGGTTCCGGCGGATCGAGCCACCGTCGGGGCGCCGCATCACCTTCCAGTTCCCCCTCCCCAGCGCCGTGGACGGCCTGGCCTTCACGGCTCGGGCGGACGTCGCCTGGTGGTTGCTGGACAGCCCCGCCGCGGTGGACGAGGTCCGGCGCTGGCTGAGCGACGAACTCGCCCCTCTGGTCCGCGAGCACGGACTCGCCCAGCTCGACCTCGCGCAGGTCAGGGTCGACGCACGGCTGAGCAAGCCCCAGTCCCTGGGGCAGGGCGGCGGCGACTTCCTGGCCCGTGTCACCCTCCACCCCTCCCTCACCCCCCTCCGCACCCTCCTCGCCCCCGTCCGCACCGTCCTCGTCGACCACGACGGCACCCTCTCCCGCCCGCATGCCCAAGAGGCGATCCGGGCGCTCGTCGCGTCGGGGCGGCGGGTCGTCGTCGTGACCGGTGGGGACGCGGAGGCGGTGGAAAGGGTGCTCGGGGACGCGGCGGGCGACCTGGCCGGGATCCGGGCGCGGACGCAGATGGGCGAGGACGCCATCCTCCAAGCCGTCGGGACCGTCGCCGACGCACTGGTCGTCGGCCGCATGCCCGGCGCCGCCGCCAGCGCCGCCCGGCTCGGCGTCCCCTACATCGGCCTGGCCGACGGAGCCGCCTCCGCGGCGGACCTGCGGGCGGCCGGGGCGACGCTGGTGACCACGTCGCTCGGGGCGATCACCGACGCGCTCCAGGACGGCTAG
- a CDS encoding MoxR family ATPase encodes MSLWPVYTGGGEPHDGITQLPPPPPWRAFNGKPVLPPPSEDPDDAASSPDRTHRAETYVVTEQSVELVNAALYLRRPLLVTGPPGSGKSSLPYAVARELMLGPVLRWNVTSRSTLDDGLYQYDPLSRLYAAREEGRDDGWGVARREQIADHLRLGPLGTALLPHLRPRVLLIDEIDKGDLDLPNDLLNVLEEGQFEIPELVRTAHRDPEAHIMVAGADDRVPVHRGRIRCHAFPFVVLTSNGEREFPPAFLRRCVTLELKQPDKQQLKAIVEAHLGQLDHDALELVDTFLHRASGGELATDQLLNAVYLTRTSGLQGASREQLAEHLMPYLSQQLEPEGLRPDEF; translated from the coding sequence ATGTCCTTGTGGCCCGTGTACACCGGCGGCGGCGAGCCGCACGACGGCATCACCCAGCTCCCTCCGCCGCCGCCCTGGCGCGCCTTCAACGGGAAGCCGGTGCTGCCGCCGCCGTCCGAGGACCCCGACGACGCGGCCTCCTCACCGGACCGCACCCACCGCGCCGAGACCTACGTCGTCACCGAGCAGAGCGTCGAACTGGTCAACGCGGCCCTGTACTTGCGGCGCCCGCTGCTGGTGACGGGCCCGCCCGGAAGCGGCAAGTCGAGCCTGCCGTACGCGGTGGCGCGCGAGCTGATGCTGGGGCCGGTGCTGCGCTGGAACGTCACCAGCCGCAGCACGCTGGACGACGGGCTGTACCAGTACGACCCGCTGTCGCGGCTGTACGCGGCGCGCGAGGAGGGAAGGGACGACGGCTGGGGCGTGGCGCGACGCGAGCAGATCGCGGACCATCTGCGGCTCGGCCCGCTCGGCACCGCGCTCCTGCCCCACCTGCGCCCCCGGGTCCTGCTGATCGACGAGATCGACAAGGGCGATCTGGACCTGCCCAACGACCTGCTGAACGTCCTGGAGGAAGGGCAGTTCGAGATCCCCGAGCTGGTACGGACGGCGCACCGCGACCCCGAGGCGCACATCATGGTGGCGGGCGCCGACGACCGTGTGCCGGTGCACCGGGGCCGTATCCGCTGCCACGCCTTCCCCTTCGTCGTGCTCACCAGCAACGGCGAGCGCGAGTTCCCGCCCGCGTTCCTGCGCCGCTGTGTGACGCTGGAGCTCAAGCAGCCGGACAAGCAGCAGCTCAAGGCGATCGTGGAGGCGCATCTGGGGCAGCTCGACCACGACGCACTGGAGCTGGTCGACACGTTCCTGCACCGCGCGTCCGGCGGCGAGCTGGCCACCGACCAGCTGCTCAACGCGGTCTATCTGACCCGCACTTCGGGGCTCCAGGGCGCCTCGCGCGAGCAGCTCGCCGAGCATCTCATGCCGTATCTGAGCCAGCAGCTGGAGCCGGAGGGCCTGCGGCCCGATGAGTTCTGA
- a CDS encoding trypsin-like peptidase domain-containing protein has product MASPSWHAYIECGGAVGAGFLFTDRQVLTCAHVVWQEERAEVRFPGLPGHPPVAARVVARGGWAGGSRDPGDWAVLELAEAVPVRPARFARPDAPYAYPPPKLLAHGFPEDYEEGVISELRVGAAELTSNEWTQLEDWKGYGTPVSGGFSGAGVHLAEGGEVVGMVSSMDPVRMVSAQVLARSWPPLAEHVPTPGHQAAEKRALAALLARVPEGAADPDRLFRQAVGPLGLAPPDGCFADLWEAVWHLLAESVPRAGALPLAEFAVRLAAAADEGPAPDPGLGSGLREWARAYRARFDDPGGGPGRAPDLGWSPVLVEINRSGEGRNALLVEVYAYRDGSRRLVDAATVTGERQLREWVLDRVDAAFGDLDDRGRALVAFALPRNWLHKPVDQWVRRKGIEPPLGCVSPVVVMDRLRRKNPRLQWTLRQMWETLDGRRGSPVHRIECGRAPRPDKLSVQLQDVYGPVGFARPPDPARAATEPHGAALNAPSPIVLWPHTGCTGAACDEGCRGSGFLDELARWLADLPPGELPGHVLKLRKEAFMHDEDAPHWAAGLTLVWEDPRRFPAVAPPDRSPLS; this is encoded by the coding sequence ATGGCGTCACCCTCCTGGCACGCGTACATCGAGTGCGGCGGCGCGGTCGGCGCCGGCTTCCTGTTCACCGACCGCCAGGTGCTGACCTGCGCCCATGTGGTGTGGCAGGAGGAGCGGGCCGAGGTGCGCTTTCCCGGGCTGCCGGGACACCCGCCGGTCGCGGCGCGCGTGGTGGCGCGCGGCGGCTGGGCGGGCGGCTCCCGGGACCCCGGCGACTGGGCGGTGCTCGAACTGGCCGAGGCCGTCCCGGTCCGCCCCGCCCGCTTCGCCCGCCCGGACGCGCCGTACGCGTACCCGCCGCCCAAGCTCCTCGCCCACGGCTTCCCGGAGGACTACGAGGAGGGCGTCATCAGTGAACTGCGCGTCGGCGCGGCCGAGTTGACCAGCAACGAGTGGACACAGCTGGAGGACTGGAAGGGGTACGGGACGCCGGTGAGCGGCGGTTTCAGCGGGGCGGGTGTCCATCTGGCCGAGGGCGGCGAGGTGGTCGGCATGGTCTCCTCGATGGACCCGGTGCGGATGGTCTCGGCGCAGGTCCTCGCCCGGTCCTGGCCGCCGCTCGCCGAGCATGTGCCGACCCCCGGCCACCAGGCCGCCGAGAAGCGGGCCCTGGCCGCGCTCCTGGCCCGCGTGCCCGAGGGCGCGGCCGACCCGGACCGGCTGTTCCGGCAGGCGGTGGGGCCGCTGGGCCTCGCGCCCCCGGACGGCTGCTTCGCCGACCTGTGGGAGGCCGTGTGGCATCTGCTGGCGGAGTCGGTGCCGAGGGCGGGCGCGCTGCCGCTGGCCGAGTTCGCGGTGCGGCTCGCGGCGGCGGCCGACGAGGGTCCGGCGCCGGACCCCGGGCTCGGGAGCGGGCTGCGCGAGTGGGCCCGCGCCTACCGGGCCCGCTTCGACGACCCGGGCGGCGGCCCCGGCCGGGCCCCCGACCTGGGCTGGTCGCCGGTCCTGGTGGAGATCAACCGCAGCGGCGAGGGCCGGAACGCGCTTCTGGTCGAGGTGTACGCGTACCGGGACGGCAGCCGCAGGCTCGTCGACGCGGCCACCGTCACCGGCGAGAGACAGCTGCGCGAGTGGGTCCTGGACCGGGTCGACGCCGCGTTCGGGGACCTCGACGACCGGGGCCGGGCGCTGGTCGCGTTCGCGCTGCCGCGCAACTGGCTGCACAAGCCGGTCGACCAGTGGGTGCGGCGCAAGGGCATCGAGCCGCCGCTCGGCTGTGTGTCGCCGGTCGTCGTCATGGACCGGCTGCGCCGCAAGAACCCGAGGCTCCAGTGGACGCTGCGCCAGATGTGGGAGACCCTCGACGGCCGCCGCGGCTCCCCCGTGCACCGCATCGAGTGCGGCAGGGCGCCCCGCCCGGACAAGCTTTCCGTCCAACTCCAGGACGTGTACGGCCCGGTGGGCTTCGCCCGGCCGCCGGACCCGGCGCGGGCGGCCACCGAGCCGCACGGGGCCGCGCTGAACGCGCCCTCGCCGATCGTGCTCTGGCCGCACACCGGCTGCACCGGGGCCGCCTGCGACGAAGGGTGCCGGGGCAGCGGCTTCCTGGACGAGCTGGCCCGCTGGCTGGCCGATCTGCCGCCCGGCGAACTTCCCGGACACGTACTGAAGTTGCGCAAGGAGGCGTTCATGCACGACGAGGACGCGCCGCACTGGGCGGCCGGGCTCACCCTCGTCTGGGAGGACCCGCGCCGCTTCCCCGCCGTCGCCCCGCCCGACCGGTCCCCGCTGAGCTGA
- a CDS encoding CU044_2847 family protein produces MGALMEFQTDEGARVVVEVERHSSGAKLVRRGDNSVSEAARTFDNALEGIRAAAESALHVFRDGRLKPDAVELEFGVKLTAEAGAVIARTAVEGHLLVKLSWSPGTGGAPAAPITAPDPGATAAQ; encoded by the coding sequence ATGGGTGCGCTGATGGAGTTCCAGACCGACGAAGGCGCGCGGGTCGTGGTGGAGGTCGAACGGCACTCCTCCGGCGCCAAGTTGGTGCGCCGGGGCGACAACTCGGTGTCCGAGGCGGCCCGTACGTTCGACAACGCCCTCGAAGGCATCCGGGCGGCCGCCGAGTCCGCGCTGCACGTCTTCCGCGACGGCCGCCTCAAACCGGACGCGGTGGAGCTGGAGTTCGGTGTGAAGCTGACCGCCGAGGCGGGCGCGGTGATCGCCAGGACGGCGGTCGAGGGCCACCTCCTGGTGAAGCTGTCCTGGTCGCCGGGGACCGGCGGCGCTCCCGCCGCGCCCATCACCGCCCCGGACCCCGGAGCCACGGCAGCTCAGTGA
- a CDS encoding helix-turn-helix domain-containing protein, with protein MYRERASRLAGAVVWARTVEPGAVRPVLPDGCMDLLWRDGKLFVAGPDTHAYVPDAAAGARFAGVRFAPGAGPAALGVPAHELRDRRVDLDALWPGDEVRRLAERIAEAPDPATALEAVALARAGEPDPLMRAVAERLAAGAPVAATAEAVGLGARQLHRRSLDAFGYGPKTLARVLRLQRALDLVLAGVPYAQAALAAGCTDQAHLAREMRGLAGTTLTAYADAAKRETPTPSGSWSVA; from the coding sequence ATGTACCGAGAGCGTGCCTCGCGGCTGGCCGGCGCGGTGGTCTGGGCGCGCACGGTGGAGCCGGGCGCCGTCCGCCCCGTCCTGCCGGACGGCTGCATGGACCTGCTGTGGCGCGACGGCAAGCTGTTCGTCGCCGGTCCCGACACGCACGCGTACGTCCCGGACGCGGCCGCCGGGGCCCGGTTCGCGGGCGTGCGGTTCGCGCCGGGCGCGGGCCCGGCGGCCCTGGGCGTACCGGCGCACGAGCTGCGCGACCGGCGCGTGGACCTCGACGCGCTCTGGCCGGGCGACGAGGTGCGCCGCCTCGCCGAACGGATCGCCGAGGCACCGGATCCGGCCACCGCCCTGGAGGCCGTGGCGCTGGCCAGGGCCGGGGAACCGGACCCGCTGATGCGGGCGGTGGCCGAGCGGCTCGCGGCGGGCGCCCCGGTCGCCGCGACGGCCGAGGCGGTCGGGCTCGGCGCCCGCCAGCTGCACCGCCGCTCCCTGGACGCCTTCGGCTACGGCCCCAAGACCCTCGCGCGCGTCCTGCGCCTTCAGCGGGCGCTCGACCTCGTGCTCGCGGGCGTGCCGTACGCGCAGGCGGCGCTCGCCGCGGGGTGCACCGACCAGGCGCACCTCGCCCGCGAGATGCGCGGCCTGGCCGGGACCACCCTCACCGCCTACGCCGACGCGGCGAAGAGGGAGACGCCCACCCCGTCCGGGTCGTGGAGCGTCGCGTAA
- a CDS encoding VOC family protein, translating into MNARFDSIGLIVSDMAASLAFYRRLGLDIPAGADGEPHVEHTLPGGTRILWDTEEVIRSFDPDWTRPQSGGRADLAFVCDSPQEVDRLYEELVAAGYAGHLKPFDAFWGQRYATLHDPDGVGVSLFAASA; encoded by the coding sequence ATGAACGCACGATTCGACTCCATCGGCCTGATCGTCTCCGACATGGCCGCCTCGCTCGCCTTCTACCGCCGCCTGGGCCTGGACATCCCGGCCGGGGCCGACGGCGAGCCGCACGTGGAGCACACGCTCCCGGGCGGCACCCGGATCCTGTGGGACACCGAGGAGGTGATCCGCTCCTTCGACCCGGACTGGACCCGCCCGCAGAGCGGCGGCCGCGCCGACCTGGCCTTCGTCTGCGACAGTCCGCAGGAGGTGGACCGGCTGTACGAGGAACTGGTGGCGGCCGGATACGCCGGTCACCTCAAGCCCTTCGACGCCTTCTGGGGGCAGCGTTACGCGACGCTCCACGACCCGGACGGGGTGGGCGTCTCCCTCTTCGCCGCGTCGGCGTAG